A part of Quatrionicoccus australiensis genomic DNA contains:
- a CDS encoding cyanophycin metabolism-associated DUF1854 family protein translates to MSNPNFQLERDAYGRLILTGENGERHEGITPVRAFPIAAPDEGLSLINYEGHEVAWVDNIADLPPAIGQLLEEELASREFVPEITQITEVSSFACPSTWQVGTNRGATALVLKGEEDIRRLSQTCLLIADSNGIQFLVRDLTVLDRQSRKLLDRFL, encoded by the coding sequence ATGTCGAACCCCAATTTCCAGCTCGAACGCGACGCTTACGGTCGACTCATCCTGACCGGCGAAAATGGCGAACGCCACGAAGGCATCACGCCGGTCCGCGCCTTCCCCATCGCCGCCCCCGACGAAGGCCTGTCGCTAATCAATTACGAAGGGCACGAAGTGGCCTGGGTGGACAACATCGCCGACCTGCCGCCGGCGATCGGCCAGTTGCTTGAAGAAGAACTGGCCAGCCGCGAATTCGTCCCGGAGATCACGCAGATCACCGAGGTGTCGAGCTTCGCCTGTCCGAGCACCTGGCAGGTAGGTACCAACCGCGGCGCAACGGCGCTCGTCCTCAAGGGCGAAGAAGATATCCGCCGCCTGTCGCAGACCTGTCTGCTGATTGCCGACAGCAACGGCATCCAGTTTCTGGTCCGCGACCTGACCGTGCTCGACCGGCAAAGCCGCAAATTGCTCGACCGCTTCCTGTAA
- a CDS encoding cyanophycin synthetase — protein sequence MKKKDIIIRDIISLRGPSIWTYPPALEAWIDIGEFEDYPSNKLPGFVDRLKAWLPSLIEHRCNYDERGGFLRRLDEGTWIGHVLEHVSLELMTLGGLPDGFGRTRETTERGVYKLAISNFQEDCTRLALELGIKLILAAVNDTPFDMAEATSTMRRRVDRKYLGPSTAAIVNAAEARSIPAIRLLDDGNLVQLGYGAAMRRIWTAETDQTSAIAETISRDKDLTKTLLSSCGVAIPEGREVSSAEDAWEAAEDIGVPVVVKPTDGNHGRGVFIDLTSKEEVAKAYAIAVEEGSGVLVERSIQGIEHRLLVVGGKLVAANRSDLITINGDGKSTVQELIDSQINVDPRRGTTELHPLSIIRIDTAARMELERQGLNADSVPAAGREVLIQRNANHAFDCTDDVHPETARTAALAARIVGLDIAGIDLVCKDIAKPLGEQGGAIVEVNAGPSLLMHIKPGIGKPRPVGQAIVDNLFGPNVGGRVPLVGVTGTHGKTAVAKLIAHFLYLSGQKAGLACSDGIFLGRRQVQKSNAANWEGGRRLLLNRSVEAAVIENGAEVILGEGLPYDRCSVGVITDIVPADEDLSRWDVQPTGGEYYTTHRSIYRTQVDVVLPSGHAVLNGADELVADFAELCDGEVIFYAADPATPALVTHRAGNGRTVYVAEGRIIMASGQDEIRLCRLGDAPVIGKQKDPHTIANVLAAVAAGWALGLTQEVIVTGLKTFGIELPDPAALLPLRAKKSPVAKKPATHRN from the coding sequence ATGAAGAAAAAAGACATCATCATCCGGGACATCATTTCCCTGCGCGGTCCGAGCATCTGGACCTATCCCCCGGCCCTCGAAGCCTGGATCGACATTGGCGAATTCGAGGACTACCCGTCCAACAAGCTGCCCGGTTTCGTGGACCGCCTCAAGGCCTGGCTGCCGTCGCTGATCGAACATCGCTGCAACTACGACGAACGCGGCGGCTTCCTGCGCCGCCTCGACGAAGGTACCTGGATCGGCCACGTGCTCGAGCACGTTTCTCTCGAACTGATGACGCTGGGCGGCTTGCCCGACGGCTTCGGGCGCACCCGCGAAACCACCGAGCGCGGCGTCTACAAGCTGGCGATCAGCAACTTCCAGGAAGACTGCACCCGCCTCGCCCTCGAACTCGGCATCAAGCTCATCCTCGCTGCCGTCAATGACACGCCCTTCGACATGGCCGAAGCGACCAGCACCATGCGCCGCCGCGTCGACCGCAAGTATCTCGGCCCGTCAACCGCAGCCATCGTCAATGCCGCCGAAGCGCGCAGCATTCCGGCGATCCGCCTGCTCGACGACGGCAACCTGGTGCAACTCGGCTACGGCGCCGCGATGCGCCGCATCTGGACGGCCGAAACCGACCAGACCAGCGCCATTGCCGAGACCATCTCGCGCGACAAGGACCTTACCAAGACCCTGCTCTCCTCCTGCGGCGTCGCCATCCCGGAAGGCCGCGAAGTCAGCAGCGCCGAAGATGCCTGGGAAGCCGCCGAAGACATCGGCGTACCGGTCGTCGTCAAGCCGACCGACGGCAACCACGGGCGCGGCGTCTTCATCGACCTGACCAGCAAGGAAGAGGTTGCCAAGGCCTACGCCATCGCCGTCGAAGAAGGCTCCGGCGTGCTCGTCGAGCGCTCCATCCAGGGCATCGAACACCGCCTGCTGGTGGTCGGCGGCAAACTGGTCGCCGCCAATCGCAGCGACCTGATCACAATCAACGGCGACGGCAAGTCGACCGTGCAGGAACTGATCGACAGCCAGATCAACGTTGATCCGCGCCGCGGCACGACCGAACTGCATCCGCTCTCGATCATCCGCATCGACACCGCGGCCCGCATGGAACTCGAACGCCAGGGCCTGAACGCCGACAGCGTACCGGCCGCCGGGCGCGAAGTACTGATCCAGCGCAACGCCAACCACGCCTTTGACTGCACCGACGACGTCCACCCGGAAACGGCCCGTACTGCCGCCCTCGCCGCCCGTATCGTCGGTCTCGACATTGCCGGCATCGACCTCGTCTGCAAGGACATCGCCAAGCCGCTCGGCGAACAGGGCGGCGCCATCGTTGAAGTCAACGCCGGCCCCAGCCTGCTGATGCACATAAAACCGGGCATCGGCAAGCCGCGTCCGGTTGGCCAGGCCATCGTCGACAACCTGTTTGGCCCCAACGTCGGTGGCCGCGTACCGCTGGTCGGCGTGACCGGCACGCACGGCAAGACGGCCGTCGCCAAGCTGATCGCCCACTTCCTCTACCTGTCCGGTCAGAAGGCCGGCCTGGCCTGCAGCGACGGCATATTCCTCGGCCGTCGCCAGGTCCAGAAGAGCAATGCAGCCAACTGGGAAGGCGGCCGTCGCCTGCTGCTCAACCGCTCGGTTGAAGCTGCCGTCATCGAGAACGGCGCCGAAGTCATCCTCGGCGAAGGCCTGCCCTACGACCGCTGCTCGGTCGGTGTCATCACCGACATCGTGCCGGCCGACGAAGACCTGTCACGCTGGGATGTCCAGCCCACGGGCGGCGAGTACTACACGACGCACCGTTCGATCTACCGCACCCAGGTTGATGTCGTGCTGCCCAGCGGCCATGCCGTGCTCAATGGCGCCGACGAGCTGGTCGCCGACTTTGCCGAGCTGTGCGACGGCGAAGTGATCTTCTACGCCGCCGATCCGGCCACCCCGGCTCTGGTCACGCACCGCGCCGGCAACGGCCGCACGGTCTATGTCGCCGAGGGCCGCATCATCATGGCCAGCGGCCAGGACGAGATTCGTCTTTGCCGCCTGGGCGATGCCCCGGTCATCGGCAAGCAGAAGGATCCGCACACCATTGCCAATGTGCTGGCCGCTGTCGCTGCCGGCTGGGCCCTGGGCCTGACGCAGGAAGTCATCGTCACCGGCCTCAAGACCTTCGGCATCGAACTGCCCGACCCCGCCGCGCTGCTGCCGCTGCGCGCCAAGAAATCGCCCGTGGCCAAAAAGCCGGCGACCCACCGGAACTAA